Genomic window (Capsicum annuum cultivar UCD-10X-F1 chromosome 10, UCD10Xv1.1, whole genome shotgun sequence):
TTCATCCATTCCCATAGATATGTTGTTTACTATGTAATTGCAAAATTGGTGATTAAGCTGTCCAGCTTCTGCTCTTGAGAGTTGGGTACGTCATTGTTGTCACAATCTTTGCATTTCACCTTGGTTAGTTTCCAATTTTTACTTCACTATTTTGATTTGTTCGATGGATTTTGCGTTAACTTTGCGTCTTCACCTGTGTTTTGCTGACTGCGCTTAGGTATAGGTTTGGTTGATTTATTTTACATAGTTACAATTATTTGGGGCTTGAAAGGTGAATGGTAGGAATGAGTTAAGATTGCAGGTGAAGTGTTTGATAGAATTACTTCCTCTTACAATCCGACCATTAACATGAGAACAACAGAGGACATAAAGAACTTAACTTATAAAAGAATAATGAATCAAAGTTTCAGTGATTAATCGCTGGAAAATTGTATAGTATAAATGTATTATTTGTCCTAGGATTTCTTTGGATTGGATTAAAACCACATGTTGCATTTAGTTGCAAGTATTTTAGCTCTCTGAAGAGTTTTTACGTTGCTCGAATTTGTCCCTCATCTGTAGAACGTATTGTTTCAGATTAAGTAGTAGTAGTTGTTGAATGCTGTTGGCACCATGAAAATTTAGTTGCGATGGAACAAAGGAAGAGTAGTGGGATTGGAGTCCAAGAGGAGTACCTGACGTTTGGACAAGACAGTAGATGGCAGTGGTTGGTTGTCTGTGCTGTCGAACCATTCAGGTTCACTATTGCCTTGCCGTCTAAGCCAATTTCGGAATGCCAAGACCAAATGATCAGCTTGCTTTGGAGTTTATTCTATCAGTTTTTCTGCAATGGCGAATTCGTCGCAATTACACAAAATTATACACATAAAAGTGTTGCCTGTCTTTACTTTGAAACTTCTGaagtttttaactttttcttacttCCTACATGAGAGTTGAAAGCACTTCGACCATGCATCATCACCAGACACCACATAGTCCGATTCCTGGCAAGGCAATATTCTATAATTTACTGtcaaaattatgaatataaaaagCCGTATGAAAGACAAATCCCATTATTATTCTTCTTATGATCAGCTTTCCATTTGCTCTCTAATTGAAATAGAAAGATAAACATTAGAATTTCAACTTAATAAATTGGCCATATTCATGTTAAATTTTGGAATAAAGTTGTAGAAATGAATTATCGTTCTAATGAAGCTACCTCACCTgttgctttgtgatcttgttgCTGAATGTGTAATCGTTGTTTTGTCAAACCCATGTTTCATTACAACcttgtttattattctttgtcttgagccgagggtatatcggaaacagcctctctacttcttctaACGTAGCGATATGGACTATGTATTCTGCTCTATTCTGGGATGTTGTGTAGTGCATTCCATATTCATGCTTGATTTTATACAGTTTCCTACGTACTTTGGCTGCAGATGTCTGGAGATAATAAAAGGGCCCCTGCAACACATACAATACAAAATAGCAAACGTCCATGTCTGTCTGCTACAAATGCTGAAATAAAATTCAGGCGGCGTAAAAGATATAACGAAATTTCTCCAACTAAAAAGGAGGAATTATTATTGCAAAGGCGCACCAGAGAACTCGATTCAAGGAGGCGTCTTGCACAAATTTGTGCACCAAATTATTCTACGACATCAACATCTTCTGCATCTAATTCAACATTTCAGCAAAACAGACTTCTTATAATAAGAGATGTCTGCGTTACGGCAACACAAGGTTAGTAAATTAAACTTCCGCTGGTTACACATCAAAATGTATGGAAATACACACCTATTTGAATATATGTAcctttttttaactctttttgaaGATGATGACTTTAACACATTCTCCATTTATTTATTAGCTACTACATCTGAAGTTAATATATCACCTGACACTTCTGCTAAAGGGAAAAGTTTACTTCAGCCATTCTGCATCTTCGAGACAGGCAAGTGTTACAATCATATTTTCCCACTGACAACTAACATTTAACTGACATCACATATTTGCTCATATCATTCATAATTGGTCTTATATTAGACTCTACATCACATACACCTAATGGTCAATGTGATCTTGGTTCAGAAAATCTAATAGACAGAGGTTTGTATCTACGTTGATATACAACAGTATTTAGTACTCTCACTTcaactttaaatttatttctaatttttcctgcACTATCCAGGACATAAGATAAATAGAGGTCGTCACATTAACATCAGTCGATTACAAACCGAATATGTAGTTCTGAAAGTTGTGCCAAATTATAAATTCTGTGGTGCCAAAAGATTTCAATACGAACCACCTGGATTTTGCTGTGATAATGGTTCAATTAAGCTTACAACACATAAAATTCCTACTGAACTACAAAATTTATTCATACATACTTCTGAAGAATCAGAATATTTTCGAACATACATTAGGAAATACAATAATATGTTTGCATTCACTTCACATGGAGTAACATATGACAAAGTCTTGGCTCAAAGATATCATGGTATTTATACCTTCAGAGTTCAAGGAAAAATGTACCACTTCATTGACAATTTATACCCCGCaactggaaaaggaaaaaatctaCAACTATACTTTTATGACAGTGAAAATGAAATAGCAAATAGAATTGGTTGTTCGACTGAAATTTCAGAAATAATAGTAAGAAAATTGATGAGTATCTTACAAGTTAATCcatactcttttttccttaaatcTCTATCCGATATTTCAGAATTATCACGCTTTTACATTGCACTGAAATGTGACTTTGATTTAGATCAACGTGTATATAACCTTCCTACTATATCTGAGATTTCAGCAATATGGGTTGATGGAGATACGAATTCTATGTCCACACCTCATATTCGAATTTATACTCACAATAATCAAAGCCAGTTAGTTAACTATTACTACGGATGTTATGGTCCCTTGCAATACccataattattttcatatgGTCAAGATGGTTGGCATTGTGgcataaaaaaaatactactgcCAAATAATATTACCAAACATAGTGCCATTTGTGAACAGGAACATTTACCAAGTGTTAAAAATATGTGCTCAATAGATAACTTTCTTGATATGGAAGCTCAAATGCTcgaacaacaaaagaagaaaaggaatatTGTCTCTTGTCGTGAATATTATTGCTACAAAATTCAAATGAGAAATGATGAAAATGATGAACTCTTACATACTAGAAGAGCATTCCAACAATATATTGTTGATATGTTCATAAAACTTGAAACACAAAGATtggatttctttttcttcaatccAGAATTATTTCGAATGAAAGTTTTACAAGGTCTTCTTGATGTCTTAGGACATGGTGAAAGAGATGCTGCAAAAATTGGAAAACAAACATTCCTTCCAGTTACGTTTACAGGAGGGCCAAGAGACATGCGCCAACGATATCTTGATGCTATTACTTTAGTCCAACGTTTTGGGAAACCTGATTTATTTTTAACAATGACATGTAACCCAACATGGTCAAAGATAAAAGAACATTTGTTACCTACTGACGAAACACAAAACAGGCCAGATTTAATTAGCAGAGTATTTAGAGCAAAAGTTGAAGAACTAAAAACTGATATACTAAAGAGAAATGTATTCGGAAAGGTTGTTGCTTTCATTTACAGTATAGAATTTAAAAAACGTGGTCTCCCACATGCACATTTACTTATAATTCTTGCTAATCAATACAAATTGTTGACACCCGAGTCCtatgataaatttatttgtgCTGAACTACCTGATTCTAACAAAGATGCTTACTTATATTCAGTTGTTGTACATTATATGATACACGGTCCTTGTGGCCACTTAAATCCTACAAATCCATGCATGAAAAATGGATACTGTGAATTTCACTACCCTAGAAATTTTACTGAGCGAACATCAAAAGGAAAAAACTCATATCCAACTTATAAAAGATGACATACGGGACATACTATAAAAGTTAGACAGTAATTTCTCGATAATTCATGGGTGGTACCATACAATCCTTTTTTACTTGATAAATTTAACTGTCATATGAATGTTGAAATATGCTCTGACATCAAAGTTGTGAAGTATCTTTACAAATATATTTGctaatgacataataaaattgctttctatatgcatgaacatgacaAACAAATAGAAATAGATGAAAGAAAAGAGTATCAATCTCCTCGGTGGGCATCTCTTCCTGAAGCTACATGGCATTTATTTGGTTTTCCTATAAGGGAAATGACACCAAGTGTTTATCATCTTCAATTACATCTTGAGGACCAACAATATGTTTCTTTTAAAAGTTCTCAAAGTATAAATTCAATTATAAGAAATCCAATGATTAAAAAAACAATGCTAACCGAATTCTTTATAATAATGaaccaaacaaataaagaagCTAAAGAACTTAAACTATTATACAAAGAATTTCATGAATATTTTGTATGGTCAAACACATATGAAATGTGGACACATCGAAAACAACGTTCAGTTATCGGACGCATTGTGACATGTCATTCAACAGAAGGAAAAAGATATTATCTAAGATTATTATTAATGAATGTGCGAGCGCTAAAGTCATATAAAGATCTTCGTAAAGTCGACGAAAGATATTGTTCTACTTTTAGAGAAGCAGTAGAAACAAGAGGATTACTACACTCTGATAACAATTTGATTGATTGTATGACTGAAGCTGGGGATTACCAATTACCATAGTTTGAGAAGATTATTCGCTACGTTATTAGTCTATTGTAATCCTGCCAATCCTAAAGAATTATAAGAATAATTTGAAGAGTCTATGTCTGAAGATTTTAAAAACTTGAGAAACATTGAACTTAAAGATATTTGCCATCAAGTTTTGGACCATATTAATGATGAATTACACTCAATGGGACATGATATTAAAGAGTACAAACTTATTTCAGAAAATATTAAAGCTTCTGCAATATCCAAAGAAGTTCAGTTTGAGAGAAATATAAAAGTTTGCGAAGAGGAtttattattagaaaaaaaaacttaatattaaACAAAGAAGAGCTTATACCATAATAATTAATAGagttttttcaaataaatcaGGAGCTTTTTTTATTGATGGACCTGGAGAAACTGGTAAGAGTTTCTTATATCGAAGTCTGTTAGCAACGATAAGATCAAAAGGATTTGTTGCATTAGCAACTGCTAGTTCTGGTGTCACAGCCTCTATTCTTCCTGGAAGACGAACTGCTCATTCACGCTTTAAAATACCTATTGATgttgatgaaaattttaattgtAGTGTCAGCAAACAAAGTTCACTTGCTTCTTTAATTCGAGATGCAAATTAATTGTATGGGATGAAGCATCAATGGCTAAAGAAAAAACCATTGAAGCTTTTGATTTACTCTTAAAAGATCTCATGGATACAAGGGTACTCTTTGGCAGAAAAGTTATTGTTTTTGGCGGTGATTTTAGACAAACTCTCCCTATTGTGcaaaatggaaaaaagaaagaCTTCATTTCACAAACTTTACTATACTCACAAATTTGGAACCAACTAAAAAAATTGCACCTATCCGAGAATATACGTTCAAGAACAGATCCAGCTTTTTCCGAGTATCTAATGAGGATTGGCAATGGAAAAGAAAAACTTAactccaacaacaaagttgaaATTCCCAAATCTTTACTCATTCCTTTTACTACCGAAGAACAATCTCTAAATGAATTATTTAAGCTAACATATCCTAATATAAATTTGTTATTTCATGACTCTTCTGCTTTAGCTTTCCGTgttattttaacaacaaaaaatgatTATGTTCATGAAATAAATGATATGCTTATATCAAAATTTCCAAATACTGCACAAACATTTGTTGCGATTGATGAAACCATTGAACCAAATGATCAAAGTCAATTTGAAGATTATCTACATACGATAAATCCCGCTTATTTACCAACTTACAGATTAACTTTAAAAGAAAATTGCCCAGTGATGTTACTAAGAAACCTAAATCCTTCTGAAGGTTTATGTAATGGTACGCGATTAACATGCTGTAATTTTACAATACATGTTATAAGTGCTAAAATTGCTAGAGatgattttcaaatcaaacatGTCTTTATTCCTTGCATACCACTATCAGCTTCAGCAGATGAGAATCTGTCAGTTCCTTTCAAGAGAACACAATTTCCAAGACGATTATGTTTTGCAATTACTATAAATAAAGCTCAAGGTTAAACTTTAGACTATGTTGAAATTTATTTGCGTGAACCTATTTTTTCCCATGATCAGCTTTATGTGACCTTGTCTAGAGCTAAAAGTTCAAAAGAAGTGAAATTGTTGATTAGGCCATCAACATCAGATAGCAAAGATGATCACTCATGTACAACGTTATTTATGATGAAATTATCAAAAAGACATTTAGTTAACTAATGatataagattttttatttttaatatacttgTCGTGAAATATATTAACTAATGTCTACAAGTATGTACTGCTTATGTTTCTGCCACTTGTTAATCTCTTCCTACTTCATCAGCGAGCTTTCACAAAAGAAGTTGTTGCCCCTCAAGTTTGTTTGTTCTATGTCATGGCTGAGCTTTGGGGAAGTGTGGTAGTTTCAGTACTCTTTTGGGGATTTTCTAATCAGGGAAAACTGTGTCTTTGAATATATTATGTACATTAATAACCATTTTATAGATACATAGTCTTATTGTATAGATAAACTTTAAGTACCATCTATTTAGAGCAGGAGACAGTCTGATAATACATGTGCTCCTAGACTCTCTCTTCCTGGTGTTGTTTTGTAGAGCGAGGAGGCAGTGTAGTATAGCATAAGGGTGGCATTCTAAATTGTTTCACCCATTTTATCCCCTCAAGACATACAACAAAAGTTAGTAATGTGATTCCGACATTTTTTTGCATTCAAACACATTTTATATTTGAGTGGAATAATTTGGGTAACAGCTTTGTTCTTTAGTCACTTAGGACACAATTACACAACTATCTTATTCAAATACCAAACTGAATATATCATGATAGTTCCTCTCGCCCAATTCCTCTAAGTGAGGAGACAAACCGATTGCGTTgaacacttttaatatattaatcaACATATCTACCTGTATAAACATTGCCCTTCACCTCAAGCGAGGGAAATCACTATTATTGAACCTAGCTGTGattgttttggataatttctttGCAGATTACGACTGTTGATGAGGCTAAGAGATTCTATCCTTTGTTTGGACTTGCTGAAAATGTTGTTCTTATTTTCTCTGGTCAGACAGTGAAGTACTTTGCTAGCTTGAGAAGCTCTTTAGCTCCTGGAGTTGATGCCTGGGCAATCTCTCTGAAACAGATGATAAGCATTGTAGTGTTAATGGGTGGGGCAATCTGTATTTTTAACTAACTTGAAATAATGTTGGTCTTAAGTTTGATCTGAATTTGAGTTCCCTGTTGTGGTGCAGATAAAAAGAGATGGCATTACAAAGCTTGTTGTACTGCCTTTATATCCTCAATATTCTATCTCTACAGCTAGATCGACTGTCCGTGCCCTTCAAAATGTTTCCAACATTCTAATCAACGCATCGGAGAGCAAACTCCATGCACAAGATTTGGAATTTCAACAAATTGCCCTTGGCCAATGTTGAACATGAAAGATGGTTTTTTAGGTTTGTCTCTTCCTCCATAAATAGAATAATTGACATCTGGAAGCTGTTTTGTAGCtcctttgttttcttttattatacAATATTGGGACTTGGGGAGATACAAGAAGGTAATGTTTGGCGTGTATCTAAGAAATACGAAACTTGTTATTCaaaatttcagttttatttcCAGTTTCTTGAGCATCATTTCCTGTTATTCAACTCTAATGAAAAAGAATTTGACTTATTTTAGTTGTATTTAGGCTTCTGTTTGTAAGTACTACAACCAGAATACTACTAAAAGTGGTTGTGACTAATGATGTCCACGACGATGATTTTTGCTCACGGTAAGGCACGTTATGTGGCAATTTCTGCCTCTCCGTTGTTTCCTTGTGTGTTTTCATCTGGTGACTTGCTAGCTACAGTATAACAGTTTGTTATTTTAGATAAGAAATATGTCTTTTAGCTAAACTTACTTTTTTTCCGTTGCTATTACAGGCTCACTGATGTTCTTCTTGACTAATCTTCTTGATACCAAAAGACAACTCTACCCTTTATGGTGCAATTGCGAATCTTGCTAAGCGTTATCAAAACCTAAGAGTCTTAAACCTTTGTGGGTGTATGAAAGCTGCAACTGATAAGGCATTGAAGATATATGTCTTGACCTCTCAAATGACCTATAGAAGTACTAAACCGTTGCTTCGTCTGACTAAAATAACTCTTATTACTCCTTGCAGGCTATTGCTTATTACTGTAACCGAATGCACACTGCATGTAAATCTAGGTTGGTGTGATAAAGTTGGTGATGAAGGGGTAATGAGTTTGGCCTATGGTGTCCTGATCTCAGAGCCCTGGTTGTCTCCTTATAACAGGTAAAAGATGTGTCTTCGTTTATGTATCTAATGTCTTACCTTAGCAACTCTAAACAGTCTGATCTGACTCAGATTTTCCCATGCTTATTATGGCATAAGTTGTATTCGAGTGTTCTACAGGACAGAAAtgttatcaaagaaaaaaaatttattcatgtcaTATTAATAACTTACTTGGAAGCAGATGTTGATATAAGATAGAGATATTGATGCAAGATATTGTCTTCTAGGATACGTTAACAAGAGTGGAAACATCAGTGAGCAGCAAAAACTGCAGGTCAGGTGTGACAAAAGACCAAGGACACTGCACAGGCAATACAAAGCAAAGCGCGGGAAGGGAAACAAATTAATTAGCTTGAATTTTAGTTGCTTTCTTTGAAGTCTTTTGTAAGTGTAACTTCGTCTCAAAATTTCACATTGCCTTTATCAATACAATTAGCGATACATTCAAGTTTCACTACCAACTCATTGGGCCTGTCCACAGCACGGGCAATCCCCCACTAGTTACTATATAGAAAAGGGAGTCCCTGGACAACCAAGGGCAAAAAAGTAATTTTACGCAGACTCTAGAAGCTACCACCAATCTTTCTTCTGAACAAAAACAGACAACTCAATTTTCTCGGTTGTCTCCGCTCAAATATGATGAGTACCATTTCAGCTAATATTTTCTGTGAAATTTGCCCTAATCTTCTTCCAGATTCTTTATAGATTGATGCTTTCTTTTGTCGTTTCTGATCTATTTCTTTTgctgaatattttatttttcttcacacttttgatcTCATCATCTGATCAGGGTGTTTCAATTGCAGGTTTGTTTGCTAGCAAATTTCTACTAATTCTTTACTTACTGTCGAATTATGTATGATCTGAAAGTTATGATTGATatcgataattatattttttgtccAACTTTCTCTGCAAGTATGTAAGTTTTTGTATGCCTTAAGTATGTAACTTTTGAGATATTTCGTTATATTGCTTTTTGTTAATCATGTTAGTTCTTGAAAGATACTTTCTTATGCACTCTTTTTTTATTCAatccatttttcttcttaataacATGGCTCTTCCATGAACAAGTTTGTAGAGGGTTTGATAGCCATTTTTTATGTTGCTAGAATTTTTAAAATCGTTGTTGTTGCACCCATGTTAAACAAGCAATCGGCTAcgtttttgaagagttcgagcaataTAGCTTTCTCTAGGTCGAAAGTATAATTTCCTTTTACCTGTGTTAATGGTCTAATATCAAACAAAGGTGCTTGACAACAAGTTTGGAATCCAAATTATGCTCTTAATGTGGAACAATCGGAAATAATAAAGTGTGCATCAGGtcattttttagtttgttttgacTCTTAAGATCTAATTTTCTTCATTGCGCTGCAGAATGGTATGTCCTAGATTTCCTGAAAAACTTCAACATCTTTAGTTTACCATTTTGTATGTTAAACGAAGTGTTTTAGCATCTTTGATCATAATTCTTAAATCAGTTGTCTATTGGATATGTAAAATACTCAGCTGCGAAAAATGAGATACCTTGCTTGATTAGCTCCAACAGAGGAATTATAGTTAAATATTGTTGATGTTGAAGCATCATTACTTTTTATATTGATGTCTTTTACTTTGTTTTAATTTCAAGATTCTAAAGATAAGGAAACTAATTTCTTCTAATTGTATCTATGTAATTCTTACCATAATATTATCTTAGTAGTTATAGTATTGCTTTCATAGCTTTTTGTCCTATTTTTGTTACTCTGTTGTTTCATGTGCCTCGATTATCGTATTGtaatttttgttatgttattattgattattttttgatactATCTGATGTTTCTTGTACTTCTGTTACTTCTTTTTCGGAATTGTTGTTCCTTGAGTCAATGGTCAATCGGAAACAACCTATCTACTTCTAAGGTAGTGGCTAGATAAA
Coding sequences:
- the LOC107843482 gene encoding uncharacterized protein LOC107843482, translated to MSGDNKRAPATHTIQNSKRPCLSATNAEIKFRRRKRYNEISPTKKEELLLQRRTRELDSRRRLAQICAPNYSTTSTSSASNSTFQQNRLLIIRDVCVTATQATTSEVNISPDTSAKGKSLLQPFCIFETVKYFASLRSSLAPGVDAWAISLKQMISIVVLMDKKRWHYKACCTAFISSIFYLYS